The Arctopsyche grandis isolate Sample6627 chromosome 12, ASM5162203v2, whole genome shotgun sequence genome includes the window tatacaaaaaaatataacgtGAACTTATTATTGATAATTTGCAAtatgaatcaattttttttgtataaagctACTCGTTCAAGCTACTTGCATCTTGTCAACCCGGTATGGACACCGAACATATTTTTTTGCGAATtctacggtaaacggactactagtcatatgtgaaccagtcacaggacaaccagtcgctctagatcggtcacacgtgatcccccgtcacactaaaactggtcacgagaaaactggtcacaccctaaaatcggtcaaccagttttctcgtgaccgattttagggtgtgacgggtgatcacgtgtgacggatctagagcgaccgattgtcctgtgaccggttcacattttgACTAGTAATTACCGAacccatacatattttttcagtatacatttttatacatatgtaatttagttCTCTTAATCCATTTTTAGCATTTTATCTTACtcacaatttgaaattaatatacattataataatcataaagaataattatttatttttggaattttgaaCTCTACACCATGAATCCTATGTCTCAAGgataatgtgtatgtacagaCATGTCGGTGCAATGGCACATTTACATTCTCAGTGTAATATAATGGTGTACCTTCAATTTAACTGgaaaagatatttttaaattaaatacatatgcatttaagGGACTTGAATGcactaaatttacatacaattgaaaatatgcaTTGTaaacatgtatttacatatatgtatataaatatatgtttagaACATGGGCCAAATATTCTTTTAAAAAGTGAAATATTCATTATTCTCattgatataattttaaaataagcatggaaattatatattaactcattcatttcagaaaaaaagaATATATTGGACGATATATCAGGAGCTTTTCATACTGGTCAGCTTACAGGAATTTTAGGCCCATCTGGTTCGGGGAAAAGTTCTTTAATGAATATACTTGCAGATTACAGGTAAATTTATcgatatgaaataaaatgtactGATGAAAATTATGTATTCGAAAGCAAGAGAAATATAATGCATTGTAGTTCTGTAGGTGTTACTGGAGATATAGACATAAATGGACGACCTCGAAATAAACATCTTTTCCGCAAACTATCATGTTATATTATGCAAGATGATTTAATACAATCAGGTATCACTGTTGAGGAGGCCATGAACATAGCAGCTAATTTGAAATTAGGTTCAGAATTGAAACAAGATGAAAAGTTTTTGGTGGTAAGTACCgatttaaatatgtgtatatactacAATGGTGAGttaatttacgtatgtatgtacatatatgtatacatagatagaagAAATACTTGTCACACTCGGCCTTACTAAAAGTAGAAGCACAAGAGCTGAAAAACTATCAGGTGGTCAACGTAAACGCTTATCAGTTGCATTAGAATTGGTAAACAACCCCCCAATTATAATTTTGGATGAACCTTCTTCGTAAGTTAAATGATCATGATaattaaaagtgtttttttttttttttttctgttatataatttcatataataacattaaattACAGTGGATTGGACACAGTTTCAACGCAGCAGTTAATAAAACTGTTAAAACATTTGGCACACACTGGAAGAACCGTTATATGCACCATTCATCAACCACCCGcttcaatattttcattattcgaTCACGTTTATTTTCTCTCTAAGGGAAAATGTGTTTATCAAGGAAATCCCAAATTGCTAGTTCCATTTATGactaaattgaattttcattgtCCGGTGACGCACAATCCGGCTGATTTCATTCTTGAAATCTTACATATTAATTTagagaatatgaaaatatttgtgaatgcaataaaaaatggcCAAAAATCTGAATGTATAGGAGACatcattattaaaaatgataaacaaataaaaccttCCCAAATGAACATTGAGGATGTCTTACCTCCGACAGTAACTAAAGATATGAATTTACCAACAACGCTCGTAACTCAattcgttatattatataaaagaatGTTGTTACAAAAACGAAGGAATTTGgtgagaaaaaaaaagttgatacGTACTGATTGTATaacagttacatatgtatacatatttgtattatattatgtgtaattAATTTCAGACTTCTTTATGGATTCTAATAGCTCATCATGTGATATCAGGTCTATTAGTGGGTGCAATATTTTATGATATAGGAAACGATGGATCAATTCCGAtagctaattttaaattttgtttaagtGTGgtggtattttttatgtacacatacactatgtcaccaatattacTATGTAAGTGATAATAAGATTtaattatatgaatgtatatatacatacatatattgtacgttGAAATTGTATTCTTTTAGTTCCAACAGAATTTCAGATTCTACGAAGGGAACATTTCAATAGGTGGTATGGACTGAAAGCCTATTTTTTGGCGATGACATTTTCAAGCATTCCCAGTATTGTAAGTTCAATATTTCAGAAATATTTAGATATTTCAAAGGAACATAGTCTTATGCAAACCAATTTACAGATAATTTTAGGTGtggaatttatatttgtaacaTATTGGATGTCCGG containing:
- the LOC143919912 gene encoding ATP-binding cassette subfamily G member 4-like gives rise to the protein MGSTSRNGAKKNEDMINSEDVMNSSLKILTNMAKRPEIDIEFRNLTYTIRSGFSLNKKKNILDDISGAFHTGQLTGILGPSGSGKSSLMNILADYSSVGVTGDIDINGRPRNKHLFRKLSCYIMQDDLIQSGITVEEAMNIAANLKLGSELKQDEKFLVIEEILVTLGLTKSRSTRAEKLSGGQRKRLSVALELVNNPPIIILDEPSSGLDTVSTQQLIKLLKHLAHTGRTVICTIHQPPASIFSLFDHVYFLSKGKCVYQGNPKLLVPFMTKLNFHCPVTHNPADFILEILHINLENMKIFVNAIKNGQKSECIGDIIIKNDKQIKPSQMNIEDVLPPTVTKDMNLPTTLVTQFVILYKRMLLQKRRNLTSLWILIAHHVISGLLVGAIFYDIGNDGSIPIANFKFCLSVVVFFMYTYTMSPILLFPTEFQILRREHFNRWYGLKAYFLAMTFSSIPSIIILGVEFIFVTYWMSGQIMDLKRFALFSIASILTALCSEGFGLAIGTIFAVRNGSIIGPGTIAPLLALSVYGMGFGPNIETIMYVLMRLSFIRYGIVGLCIALYDQRDKMNCINEPYCHYGDYRIFFRDMGMSNTTYLFEILGLLGFTILHRIVAYLALHFRLQEEFSDRIRKYLILILRNK